One region of Limnospira fusiformis SAG 85.79 genomic DNA includes:
- a CDS encoding RNA-binding S4 domain-containing protein — MVVKVTEQNIKLDKFLKLSGLVESGGQAKAFIQSGYVMVNGQIETRRGRKLIEGDRVTFNGETFPVTIPDKI, encoded by the coding sequence ATGGTGGTGAAAGTTACAGAACAAAACATCAAACTAGATAAGTTTTTGAAACTGTCGGGGTTAGTGGAAAGTGGCGGACAGGCTAAGGCTTTTATTCAGTCGGGTTATGTGATGGTTAATGGACAAATAGAAACTAGACGGGGACGGAAATTAATAGAAGGCGATCGCGTAACTTTTAACGGGGAAACTTTCCCAGTTACCATACCAGATAAAATCTGA
- the purU gene encoding formyltetrahydrofolate deformylase, protein MKSPTATLLVFCPDRRGLVAKIANFIYSNGGNIIHADQHTDASAQLFLTRIEWELKDFNLPRDVIAPAFSAIAKPLEANWQLHFSDTIPRIAIWVTKQDHCLLDLLWRWQAKEMPAEIPLIISNHPDLKPIADQLAIAFHHIPITPDNKNEQETQQLELLRQHKIDLVVLAKYMQILSPQFVSSFPSIINIHHSFLPAFPGANPYQRAYDRGVKIIGATAHYVTADLDEGPIIEQDVVRVSHRDTVADLVRKGKDLERLVLSRAVRLHLQHRVLAYGNRTVVFA, encoded by the coding sequence ATGAAATCACCTACTGCTACTTTACTGGTTTTCTGTCCTGACCGTCGTGGACTGGTGGCTAAAATTGCCAATTTTATCTACTCTAATGGTGGCAATATTATTCACGCTGATCAACATACTGATGCTTCAGCCCAATTATTTTTAACTAGGATTGAATGGGAATTAAAAGACTTTAATTTGCCCAGAGATGTGATTGCGCCGGCTTTTAGTGCGATCGCCAAACCTTTAGAGGCTAATTGGCAACTACATTTTTCCGATACTATTCCCCGAATTGCCATCTGGGTGACTAAGCAAGACCATTGTTTATTAGACCTGTTATGGCGATGGCAAGCTAAAGAAATGCCGGCGGAAATTCCCCTAATTATTAGTAATCATCCCGACCTTAAACCTATTGCGGATCAGTTGGCGATCGCCTTTCATCATATCCCCATTACTCCCGACAACAAAAACGAGCAAGAAACCCAGCAGTTGGAGTTATTAAGACAACACAAAATAGATTTAGTAGTTTTAGCTAAATATATGCAAATTCTCAGCCCTCAATTTGTTAGTAGTTTCCCTTCAATCATTAATATTCATCACTCTTTTTTACCTGCTTTTCCGGGAGCTAATCCCTATCAGCGCGCCTATGATCGCGGCGTTAAAATTATCGGTGCCACCGCCCATTATGTCACCGCCGATCTCGATGAAGGACCTATAATAGAACAAGATGTTGTTCGTGTCAGCCACCGAGATACAGTTGCTGACTTGGTTCGCAAAGGAAAAGATTTAGAACGATTAGTCTTATCTCGCGCTGTCCGTCTTCACCTCCAACATCGTGTTTTAGCCTATGGTAATCGCACCGTAGTTTTTGCTTAA
- a CDS encoding Gfo/Idh/MocA family protein produces MSTGYSSISVGRGQLDPLRIGVIGVGNMGQHHTRVLSLLKDVQLVGVSDVNVERGLDTASKYQVRFFEDYRDLLEYVDAVCVAVPTRLHHSVGMTCLKAGVHVLIEKPIAASISEAESLVNAAAEYQRILQVGHIERFNPAFAELGKVLKTEEVLALEAHRMSPYSHRANDVSVVLDLMIHDIDLLMDLVPAPVVKLTASGSRASNSGYLDYVTATLGFGNGIIATLIASKVTHRKLRSIVAHCKNSLTEADFLNNEILIHRQTTADYVTDYGQILYRQDGLIEKVHTSNIEPLHAELEHFVSCVHGGNQPSVGGEQALKALRLASLIEQMALDGQVWSARELPYPINSPTVQVG; encoded by the coding sequence ATGTCAACAGGATATTCAAGCATTAGTGTAGGGCGAGGTCAACTAGACCCTCTACGGATTGGGGTAATTGGTGTTGGCAATATGGGACAGCATCACACGCGGGTTCTCAGTTTGCTGAAGGATGTACAACTGGTGGGAGTTTCCGATGTTAATGTGGAACGGGGACTCGACACAGCCAGTAAATACCAGGTTCGCTTTTTTGAAGATTATCGGGATTTGTTGGAATATGTGGATGCGGTTTGTGTGGCGGTTCCCACCCGTCTACATCACTCGGTAGGAATGACTTGCCTCAAGGCCGGAGTTCATGTGTTGATTGAAAAACCCATCGCTGCTAGTATTTCCGAAGCAGAGTCTTTAGTCAATGCAGCCGCAGAATATCAGCGCATCCTGCAGGTCGGACATATTGAAAGGTTTAATCCGGCTTTTGCTGAACTTGGTAAAGTCTTGAAAACTGAGGAAGTTTTGGCTTTAGAAGCACATCGCATGAGTCCATACTCCCACCGGGCTAATGATGTGTCGGTGGTGCTGGATTTAATGATTCATGATATCGACTTGTTAATGGATTTAGTCCCCGCCCCGGTGGTGAAGTTAACTGCTAGTGGCAGTCGTGCTTCAAATTCGGGTTATCTTGATTATGTGACGGCTACTTTGGGTTTTGGTAATGGCATTATTGCCACTCTCATCGCTAGTAAAGTCACCCACAGGAAATTGCGATCTATTGTAGCTCATTGTAAAAATTCCCTCACGGAAGCAGATTTCCTTAATAATGAGATTTTAATACACCGCCAAACTACGGCGGATTATGTGACTGACTATGGCCAGATTCTCTATCGTCAGGATGGATTAATTGAAAAAGTCCACACTAGCAATATTGAACCTCTCCATGCGGAATTAGAGCATTTTGTCAGTTGCGTTCATGGTGGAAATCAGCCGTCAGTAGGGGGAGAACAAGCCTTAAAAGCCTTGCGATTGGCAAGTTTGATTGAACAAATGGCTTTGGATGGTCAGGTCTGGTCGGCGAGAGAACTACCATATCCTATCAACTCCCCGACGGTTCAAGTCGGTTGA
- a CDS encoding DUF3155 domain-containing protein, which yields MARRRKRKSRRRQEGRRILECVPQYSISSGEDKPVTAARKYIHSEGIIPPALLLVKRNEHTTDRYFWAEKGLFGAQYVEENHFLFPSLKHIAEKNNNLVTTTARV from the coding sequence TTGGCTAGAAGACGTAAGCGCAAGAGCCGTCGCAGACAAGAAGGACGGCGCATTCTTGAGTGCGTGCCTCAATATAGCATTTCCAGTGGCGAAGATAAACCGGTAACTGCAGCCCGCAAGTATATTCACTCTGAGGGCATAATTCCGCCGGCTTTGCTGCTGGTCAAAAGAAACGAACACACGACCGATCGCTATTTTTGGGCGGAAAAAGGTCTATTTGGTGCTCAGTATGTCGAAGAAAACCATTTTTTGTTCCCCAGCCTAAAGCATATTGCTGAAAAAAACAATAACCTGGTGACGACAACCGCGAGAGTTTAA
- a CDS encoding SLATT domain-containing protein gives MNELVKREDILARAEDRRNLCRIMSWAHLYVSVRWSHTNLYIGIPSTVLAAAASVQAIADLQAEDGASYGLYIVFSIMVASLAPLLTFLNPMDRATNHLSASRVYEQMGDAYDKFLLYCLVNPQDLIVELEKLVSLNEQYNELKKPLPITPEWAYQKSLKQSKEKNLIATLADNYNDKSKIK, from the coding sequence ATGAATGAATTGGTTAAACGAGAGGATATTCTCGCTAGAGCCGAAGATAGAAGAAATTTATGTAGAATTATGTCTTGGGCGCATCTTTATGTGTCAGTTCGTTGGTCTCACACTAATTTATATATCGGTATTCCCAGCACCGTTTTAGCCGCTGCCGCTAGTGTCCAAGCGATCGCCGATTTGCAAGCGGAAGATGGCGCAAGCTATGGATTATATATTGTATTTTCAATTATGGTGGCGAGTTTGGCTCCTTTATTGACTTTTCTCAATCCTATGGATAGGGCTACTAACCACTTATCCGCTTCTCGTGTCTATGAACAAATGGGAGATGCTTATGATAAATTCTTGCTTTATTGTCTCGTTAATCCCCAGGATCTGATTGTTGAACTGGAAAAATTAGTATCCTTAAATGAGCAGTATAATGAACTTAAAAAACCTCTACCAATTACCCCAGAATGGGCTTATCAAAAATCTCTCAAACAGTCTAAAGAGAAAAATTTGATCGCCACTTTAGCAGATAATTATAATGATAAATCCAAGATAAAATAA
- a CDS encoding sensor histidine kinase has product MATSSEFITLCQAQVSLITGWGASLSVVYLAEDWAAGQPGKLIPIAAYPEIPRSWSDDQVLLQLPQWDFTWSVKPSLLPRLAPPSENIARTETEEVESFGDQPPESDWQNVDSPQKQVLPLIHDRMVMGFLVTGRDDRPWNSQEQRQLRAIAHTLTTACILDRRSQWLQQEVRQQYQLQSQEYQTLQGLLHQLKSPLTALRTFGKLLLKRLSPDDRNYKLADNILSQSDRIEELLQQVDRTAERGENLLSLPFSSIGDSQTATVEYVNTSREPPTPVAKSPVLLPATDIIEPIKVQEIINPLWTATCAIADERQLICIAEIPPKVPTVRGNAKALREVISNLLDNALKYTPPGGEIYLKVAQNYAIDHWPAPGVAIAISDTGPGIPPGDRDRLFERGYRGIQAQGNIPGTGLGLAIVQDLLKPMQGEIMVYSPCLPEWLPQGVTPKTEAGTTFMIGLPVTSGRAPVS; this is encoded by the coding sequence ATGGCTACCAGTTCGGAATTTATCACCCTTTGTCAAGCTCAAGTTTCCCTAATCACGGGTTGGGGAGCCTCTTTAAGTGTGGTATATCTGGCGGAAGATTGGGCGGCGGGTCAGCCAGGAAAACTGATCCCGATCGCTGCTTATCCAGAAATACCTCGGTCATGGTCTGATGATCAAGTTCTGCTCCAACTACCCCAGTGGGATTTTACCTGGTCTGTGAAACCTAGTCTCCTCCCCAGGTTAGCTCCCCCATCAGAAAATATTGCGAGGACAGAGACAGAAGAAGTGGAATCATTCGGGGACCAACCCCCAGAGTCGGACTGGCAAAATGTTGATTCTCCTCAAAAACAGGTCCTCCCCCTAATTCACGATCGCATGGTGATGGGTTTTTTGGTGACAGGTCGCGATGACCGACCCTGGAATTCCCAGGAACAGCGACAACTGAGAGCGATCGCTCATACTCTTACTACTGCGTGTATTTTGGATCGACGTTCTCAATGGCTACAACAGGAAGTTAGACAACAATATCAGCTACAAAGCCAAGAATACCAAACTCTACAGGGGTTATTGCATCAGCTAAAAAGTCCCCTGACTGCTTTGCGGACCTTTGGGAAACTTTTGCTAAAGCGCCTCAGTCCCGATGACCGTAACTATAAACTCGCTGATAATATCCTCAGCCAAAGCGATCGCATTGAGGAACTACTCCAACAGGTCGATCGCACTGCGGAAAGAGGAGAAAATCTCCTCAGTCTCCCCTTTTCCTCCATTGGAGATAGCCAAACAGCTACAGTAGAATATGTAAACACTAGCCGCGAACCTCCGACACCAGTGGCTAAGTCCCCGGTTTTGCTACCTGCTACTGATATTATTGAACCGATTAAGGTTCAGGAGATTATTAACCCCCTATGGACGGCCACTTGTGCGATCGCCGATGAACGACAACTTATATGTATTGCGGAAATTCCCCCAAAAGTCCCTACAGTGAGAGGAAATGCTAAGGCGCTGCGGGAGGTGATTAGCAATCTTTTGGATAATGCACTTAAATATACTCCCCCCGGCGGCGAGATTTATCTGAAAGTGGCCCAGAATTATGCGATCGACCATTGGCCGGCTCCCGGTGTGGCTATTGCTATCAGTGACACCGGACCGGGAATTCCACCAGGCGATCGCGATCGTCTATTTGAAAGAGGATATCGGGGTATTCAGGCTCAAGGGAATATCCCTGGTACTGGCCTGGGTTTGGCGATCGTCCAAGATTTACTCAAGCCAATGCAAGGGGAAATAATGGTCTATTCTCCCTGTCTTCCTGAATGGCTACCCCAGGGAGTCACTCCCAAAACTGAAGCCGGAACAACTTTTATGATCGGCTTACCCGTCACTTCCGGTCGCGCTCCTGTTTCATAG
- a CDS encoding M15 family metallopeptidase, with the protein MTSEDIPEAIRDTPNSDHSTLGKSQRSPKFWQWLALGIVAFVVALGLNYQFGILVVDRTSVNLSASETTDAMQPPPTTNPLPTPSVIPNQVSQLPVNLLGHLPYEEAPESELKNITADGVIRLRRAAAYAFLDMTDAARRSGIILVPISGFRGLEDQEFLFFDIKAQRGQVPSQRAQVSAPPGYSEHHTGYAIDVGDANFPDTDLRETFDQTPAFKWLVDNAAFYSFELSFPKDNPLGVSYEPWHWRYVGDRHSLETFYKARSIDVASPSDLVNGDN; encoded by the coding sequence ATGACCAGCGAAGATATCCCGGAAGCGATTCGAGATACTCCCAACTCCGATCATAGTACCCTTGGTAAGTCTCAGCGATCGCCAAAATTTTGGCAGTGGTTAGCCCTGGGTATAGTGGCCTTTGTAGTGGCTCTCGGCCTTAACTACCAATTTGGGATTTTGGTCGTCGATCGCACCTCTGTTAACCTGTCAGCATCAGAAACAACTGATGCTATGCAACCCCCACCAACAACTAACCCACTACCCACACCATCCGTCATCCCTAACCAAGTTTCCCAACTACCAGTTAACCTTCTGGGACATCTTCCCTATGAGGAAGCCCCCGAGAGTGAACTGAAAAATATTACCGCTGATGGTGTGATCAGGTTACGTCGCGCCGCCGCTTATGCCTTTTTGGACATGACTGATGCAGCCAGAAGAAGCGGAATTATTTTGGTTCCCATATCTGGGTTTCGGGGTTTGGAAGATCAGGAATTTTTGTTTTTTGACATCAAAGCCCAAAGGGGACAAGTCCCCAGTCAACGCGCCCAAGTAAGCGCCCCTCCTGGCTACAGTGAACATCACACCGGCTATGCTATTGATGTGGGCGATGCTAACTTTCCCGATACCGATCTGAGAGAGACTTTTGATCAAACTCCCGCTTTTAAATGGCTAGTCGATAATGCCGCTTTCTATAGTTTTGAGCTATCATTTCCCAAAGATAACCCCCTCGGGGTGAGTTATGAACCGTGGCACTGGCGTTATGTGGGCGATCGCCATAGTTTGGAAACCTTCTATAAAGCGCGGTCTATAGATGTTGCGTCTCCCTCTGACCTAGTGAACGGTGACAATTGA
- a CDS encoding IS630 family transposase: MPAPYSYDLRQKVIDAIALDGMPKTEASQVFHVSRNTINLWLQRKAQTGDFLPKPNHPPGNNHKITDWHKFKAFAQEHGDQTSAQMAELWDDDISPRTISRALKKIGFTRKKTYGYQERWKQQREEFIAQIEHMEPQEVVYLDEAGMNSQDSDYPYGYCEEGKRFHALKSGKRQGRVSYIAAWCHQQLLAPFSFEGCCNRTVFELWLEFILIPTLKPGQTLVLDNATFHKGGRIPELVEAAQCRWLYLPPYSPDLNKIEKCWSWLKARIRHCIEQFDSLHDAMDSVLKAAS, encoded by the coding sequence ATGCCAGCCCCCTATAGTTACGACCTCAGACAAAAAGTTATTGATGCAATTGCACTAGACGGTATGCCCAAAACAGAAGCCAGTCAAGTTTTCCATGTCAGCCGGAACACCATTAATCTCTGGCTGCAAAGAAAAGCACAGACCGGAGACTTCCTCCCTAAACCTAATCACCCACCTGGCAATAACCACAAAATTACCGACTGGCATAAATTCAAGGCTTTTGCCCAAGAGCATGGCGATCAAACCTCCGCTCAAATGGCTGAACTTTGGGATGACGACATCTCTCCTCGCACCATATCCAGAGCCTTGAAGAAAATTGGCTTCACCAGAAAAAAAACTTACGGCTACCAAGAACGTTGGAAGCAACAGCGAGAGGAGTTTATTGCTCAGATTGAACATATGGAGCCACAAGAAGTGGTCTACCTCGATGAAGCCGGCATGAATAGTCAGGACTCGGATTACCCTTATGGTTACTGCGAGGAAGGAAAACGCTTCCATGCCCTCAAATCAGGGAAGAGGCAGGGCAGGGTGAGCTATATAGCCGCATGGTGTCATCAACAACTCTTAGCCCCCTTTAGCTTTGAGGGTTGTTGTAATCGGACAGTGTTTGAGTTGTGGTTGGAGTTTATCTTAATTCCAACACTGAAGCCAGGTCAGACTCTAGTGCTAGACAATGCAACGTTTCATAAAGGGGGACGGATTCCTGAGCTAGTGGAGGCGGCTCAATGCCGTTGGCTCTATCTACCACCTTATTCGCCAGACCTCAACAAGATAGAGAAATGTTGGTCGTGGTTGAAAGCCCGCATTCGCCATTGTATTGAGCAGTTTGATTCTCTCCATGATGCCATGGATTCCGTTCTCAAAGCTGCGTCCTAA
- a CDS encoding cofactor assembly of complex C subunit B produces MTIPVIPSTFFLTLLLAVGLFFFIKASVKERTEQQTICVPQDADTLLEQIQNYFHSRAYRAIAIDRQENSITYEGLVRPSWFMAIFLTLLTAIGSLCLGLVLSMAIPASGYGFLALVLFSPLAGFFYWQKAKRPEQVFLQLEAVRSSESRTESLIRVTAHRDELATLKQALASKQSENI; encoded by the coding sequence ATGACCATTCCTGTTATTCCATCCACCTTTTTTCTGACCCTGTTATTGGCTGTCGGTCTGTTTTTCTTTATCAAGGCTTCGGTTAAGGAGCGAACTGAGCAGCAAACTATCTGTGTCCCCCAAGACGCGGACACTCTCCTAGAGCAAATTCAGAATTATTTTCACTCGCGAGCCTACCGTGCGATCGCTATTGATCGCCAGGAAAATTCTATCACCTATGAAGGCTTAGTCCGCCCCAGTTGGTTCATGGCCATTTTTCTCACCCTGTTAACCGCTATTGGTAGCCTGTGTTTGGGTTTGGTGTTGTCAATGGCTATCCCCGCTTCTGGCTATGGTTTTCTCGCCCTGGTGCTGTTTTCTCCTCTCGCTGGCTTTTTTTATTGGCAAAAGGCCAAGCGACCAGAGCAGGTGTTCCTACAACTGGAAGCCGTTAGAAGTTCTGAGAGCAGAACCGAGAGTCTGATTCGGGTTACAGCCCATAGAGATGAACTGGCTACCTTAAAACAAGCTCTCGCTTCTAAGCAATCAGAGAACATTTAA
- a CDS encoding PadR family transcriptional regulator has translation MTFEDIYRFFQDPPPIYLNRELAVCYVLSVFLGEDSYGTELIKRLEQEYRIYRLSDTVLYSALKFLEREGTISGYWQKVDGRGRPRRMYQVLPECRPLAGELAQLWYDYTNSRKII, from the coding sequence ATGACCTTTGAGGATATCTATCGATTTTTTCAAGACCCGCCGCCGATTTATCTCAATCGGGAGTTAGCGGTTTGCTATGTCTTATCGGTCTTTTTGGGTGAGGACTCCTATGGAACTGAGTTGATTAAACGCTTGGAGCAAGAATATAGGATCTATCGTCTCTCAGATACCGTTCTCTATAGCGCTTTGAAGTTTTTGGAACGGGAGGGAACTATTAGCGGATATTGGCAAAAAGTTGACGGTCGAGGAAGACCCCGCCGAATGTACCAAGTTTTACCCGAGTGTCGTCCCCTAGCAGGAGAACTGGCTCAACTTTGGTATGACTACACCAATAGCCGTAAAATAATATAG
- a CDS encoding IS630-like element ISAtsp1 family transposase (programmed frameshift), whose translation MPAPYSYDLRQKVIDAIELDGMPKTEASQVFHVSRNTINLWLQRKAQTGDFLPKPHHRPGNNHKITDWQKFKAFAQEHGDKTAAQMAELWDDDISPRTISRALKKIGFTRKKTYGYQERWKQQREEFMAQIEQMEPEEVVYLDEAGMNSQDSDYPYGYCEEGKRFHALKSGKRQGRVSMIAAWCHQQLLAPFSFEGCCNRTVFELWLEFILIPTLKPGQTLVLDNATFHKGGRIAELVEAAQCRLLYLPPYSPGLNKIEKCWSWLKARIRHCIEQFDSLHDAMDSVLKAAS comes from the exons ATGCCAGCCCCCTATAGTTACGACCTCAGACAAAAAGTTATTGATGCCATTGAACTAGACGGTATGCCCAAAACAGAAGCCAGTCAAGTTTTCCATGTCAGCAGGAACACCATTAATCTCTGGCTGCAAAGAAAAGCACAGACCGGAGACTTCCTCCCTAAACCTCATCACCGACCTGGCAATAACCACAAAATTACCGACTGGCAAAAATTCAAGGCTTTTGCCCAAGAGCATGGCGACAAAACAGCAGCTCAAATGGCTGAACTTTGGGATGACGACATCTCTCCTCGCACCATATCCAGAGCCTTGAAGAAAATTGGCTTCACCAGA AAAAAAACTTACGGCTACCAAGAACGTTGGAAGCAACAGCGAGAGGAGTTTATGGCTCAGATTGAACAGATGGAGCCGGAAGAAGTGGTCTACCTCGATGAAGCCGGCATGAATAGTCAGGACTCGGATTACCCTTATGGTTACTGCGAGGAAGGAAAACGCTTCCATGCACTCAAATCAGGGAAGAGGCAGGGCAGGGTAAGTATGATAGCCGCATGGTGTCATCAACAACTCTTAGCTCCCTTTAGCTTTGAGGGTTGTTGTAATCGGACAGTGTTTGAGTTGTGGTTGGAGTTCATCTTAATTCCAACATTGAAGCCAGGTCAGACTCTAGTATTGGACAATGCAACGTTTCATAAAGGGGGGCGGATTGCTGAACTGGTGGAGGCAGCTCAATGCCGTTTACTCTATCTACCACCTTATTCGCCAGGCCTCAACAAGATAGAGAAATGTTGGTCGTGGCTGAAAGCCCGTATTCGCCACTGCATTGAGCAGTTTGATTCTCTCCATGATGCCATGGATTCCGTTCTCAAAGCTGCGTCCTAA
- a CDS encoding esterase/lipase family protein — MIIPGYFASFKDYQELAQSLEKEGIPTLIVPIKKLDWLPTVGGRSMVPILRKINTTVQQTRLQYNSDQVNLIGHSAGGWIARIYMGEKPYTIHNDVNEDTQGLWNARPYIKSLITLGTPHMSREQWTRKNLDFVKFNYPGAFYEDIRYVCIAGKAIMGGRKRGQILAYNSYKITVGVGNTWGDGITPVEAAHLEGAENITLDNVWHSPSSPGKWYGSIEVIPEWIDQLN; from the coding sequence GTGATTATTCCCGGCTATTTTGCCTCATTCAAAGACTATCAGGAGTTAGCACAATCTCTGGAAAAGGAAGGGATACCGACCCTTATTGTTCCCATCAAAAAACTTGATTGGTTGCCGACAGTGGGAGGCAGATCAATGGTACCGATTTTGCGTAAAATTAATACGACAGTACAGCAAACTCGGCTTCAGTATAATTCTGATCAAGTTAACTTAATTGGTCATTCGGCTGGGGGTTGGATTGCCAGAATTTATATGGGAGAAAAACCCTATACTATTCATAATGATGTTAATGAAGATACTCAGGGTTTGTGGAATGCGCGACCATATATAAAGAGTCTCATCACCTTGGGAACTCCCCATATGAGTCGGGAACAATGGACTCGCAAAAATTTAGATTTTGTTAAGTTTAATTATCCCGGTGCATTCTATGAAGATATCCGCTATGTTTGTATCGCTGGTAAAGCGATTATGGGGGGACGTAAGCGAGGACAAATACTAGCTTATAATAGCTATAAAATCACTGTGGGGGTGGGAAATACTTGGGGTGATGGCATTACACCTGTTGAGGCTGCCCATTTAGAAGGGGCAGAAAATATCACGTTAGATAATGTTTGGCATTCCCCCAGTTCCCCAGGAAAGTGGTATGGTTCTATTGAGGTAATTCCTGAGTGGATTGATCAATTAAATTGA
- a CDS encoding IS630 family transposase — protein MPAPYSYDLRQKVIDAIELDGMPKTEASQVFHVSRNTINLWLQRKAQTGDFLPKPNHPPGNNHKITDWQKFKAFAQEHGDQTSAPMAELWDDDISPRTISRALKKIGFTRKKTYGYQERWKQQREEFIAQIEQMEPQEVVYLDEAGMNSQDSDYPYGYCEEGKRFHALKSGKRQGRVSYMAAWCDQQLLAPFTFEGCCNRTVFELWLELILIPTLKPGQTLVLDNATFHKGGRIAELVEAAQCRLLYLPPCSPELNKIEKCWSWLKARIRHCIEQFDSLHDAMDSVLNAAS, from the coding sequence ATGCCAGCCCCCTATAGTTACGACCTCAGACAAAAAGTTATTGATGCAATTGAACTAGACGGTATGCCCAAAACAGAAGCCAGTCAAGTTTTCCATGTCAGCCGGAACACCATTAATCTCTGGCTGCAAAGAAAAGCACAGACCGGAGACTTCCTCCCTAAACCTAATCACCCACCTGGCAATAACCACAAAATTACCGACTGGCAGAAATTCAAGGCTTTTGCCCAAGAGCATGGCGATCAAACCTCCGCTCCAATGGCTGAACTTTGGGATGACGACATCTCTCCTCGCACCATATCCAGAGCCTTGAAGAAAATTGGCTTCACCAGAAAAAAAACTTACGGCTACCAAGAACGTTGGAAGCAACAGCGAGAGGAGTTTATTGCTCAGATTGAACAGATGGAGCCACAAGAAGTGGTCTACCTCGATGAAGCCGGCATGAATAGTCAGGACTCGGATTACCCTTATGGTTACTGCGAGGAAGGAAAACGCTTCCATGCCCTCAAATCAGGGAAGAGGCAGGGCAGGGTGAGCTATATGGCCGCATGGTGTGATCAACAACTCTTAGCTCCCTTTACCTTTGAGGGTTGTTGTAATCGGACAGTGTTTGAGTTGTGGTTGGAGTTGATCTTAATTCCAACATTGAAGCCAGGTCAGACTCTAGTATTGGACAATGCAACGTTTCATAAAGGGGGGCGGATTGCTGAACTGGTGGAGGCAGCTCAATGCCGTTTACTCTATCTTCCGCCTTGTTCGCCAGAGCTCAACAAGATAGAGAAATGTTGGTCGTGGTTGAAAGCCCGCATTCGCCATTGTATTGAGCAGTTTGATTCTCTCCATGATGCCATGGATTCTGTTCTCAATGCTGCGTCCTAA